The Ursus arctos isolate Adak ecotype North America unplaced genomic scaffold, UrsArc2.0 scaffold_18, whole genome shotgun sequence genomic sequence CAGCGCGCCCCACAGCGTGGCCGTGAAGAGGCTGCAGCTGAAGTAGAGCAGGAAGCGGATGAAGCCGTAGAGCCAGCGTGCCCGGATGTACACGTCGAAGTTGTTGTACTTGGTGCGCGCCAGGCGGGAAGAACGCGCTGGCCCGCAGGCTGCGTGCAGGCAGGTGGTGTGCGGGCCGTGGAAGGAGCGCACCCGCCGCGGGATGGGCATGACCGGCATTGGGGCCTGGGCGGTGGCGCGAGCCTGTGGCAGCGGTGGTGTCCAGGCAGTGGTCAGCATAGGCGTCATGGGCACCTAGGCCTGGAAGCCAGCAGCTGAGCCCCGGGGGATGCGGCGGCCTGCAGCAAAGGGACAAAGAGAGGAGCGGCATAAGCCCCAAAGACAACGGGAGCCGGTGCCCCCGTTCTGGGAAAGCAGCCAGCCCCGGGGCCACACTGAAACCGCTCCCACTCTTCACGTGCCCGGGGGCTGCTCTTGCCACAAGCGCAAGCGACAGAGGACACTTCAAAGGCAGGCACGGGAAGAGCCAAGGCTGCAGGGGGGGGGTGCGGCTGGGGGCCTGAACCCTGGCACTGTCACTCCCTAGAAGTAACCTGGGGCAGTTTAGCTCACCCTCCCGTCCCTGCCCTGCCACACAGGGCCGCCCACAGCGCTGGGCTCCCGCGGGTGCGGGGGAAGCTGGTGACCACGCCTGGCAGGCAGATGACATCACAGGCCTACAGACTGGGTGCCAGGAAAGGAGAAATACCGAGTGGCTCTCTGGTGACTGCCATTCACTGGTCGTCTAAACAACTCGTGGGTGGGAAACCTGCAACTACACGAGGTGTAAAAGCGGGCAGCCAAGCTGGGTACAGGCTCAGGAGACACATCACAGGGGCCTCGGCCTGGGGCGTGCCGCGGGGACCCCGGGGTCGCGGGGGCGGAGGCCGGGTGCTTTCAGCCCTCCCCGCGGGCTCGGCCAGAACCAGCTCCTAGAGGCTCCGCGCGCTTGCCTCGGTCCGGCCCGCACCTCCGGGCCGGTCTGCAGGACCCCGCAGGGCTCCCTGCCCGCCGCGTCCCGCCCGCCctgcgcccgccgccgccgccacgcACGGCCCTCCAGCGTCCGCGCCGCGGGCTCCTGGGGCGGGCAGGCGGCGGGCACCGGCGACGACCCGCGAGCCCGGGCACGCGGCGGCCGCCCGCCACCCCGGGGcaggcccgcccgcccgccgctcACCGGGTGCCCTCTCCGCGCCGGCGCCGGGGGAGGCCGGCGGTGCGGGAGGCCGGGCCTGCGGGCCCCCCCGGCACACGAGACTCCAGGAGCAGGGCGGCCGCATGGTGCCCACGGCGCGACGGCTGCGGGGCCCGGCCGCTCACGCGTCCCCGCCCGAGGCCGCCCCGAAGGGCCCGGGGCTCGCGCGCCCAGCGGCCGGCAGCGTTTGGCCCAGCGTGGGAGCCGTAGCGCCGTCCCTCTGCGGCCACCGTAGGACTTCCCTCCCGCCCCTCCGCCCGCGGCGAACCGAAAGCGCCTCCCTTCCCCCCGGCTCGGAGCCGACTCTGAGCGGCCGGAACTCGACACTTCCCCAGGGCGTGCGTGCTTACGTGCCTGCGTGCGCGCGCGGTCCTTAACGCTGCCGCCCGGCGCCTCGTCCCGCGTACCCCGCCGCCAGCTCGGTCTGTCCTGCGCAGGCGCAAATCGTGGGCCTGCGCGAGCGGACCACGGGCGGCCCTTCTGCGCACGCGCGGCGGCGTCCTCACGTGTCCGCGGCCCGCGGGGCTGCCCCCGCTAGTGGGGGCCGGGCGGACGTCCGGGGAGGGTTGGGTGTCCGACTGCAGCTGATGCGCCCTGGGGTTAGCCCTCCCCGGGACAGTGGGGATTCAGTGCGGACTTGTTAAGTGTTAAAACCCGGCTGGGTGCCAGCATCCCGGAGACTCTGGGTTCCGGGTCGCTCCCTCCTAGACGCGGCTCTCTGTGCCCCGGAGGCTGGAGGCCGGACGGGCGCCGGGaccctgccctcctccaggctGGCCGCGTCTCTCCCTCCGCGCTGTCCGCCTGCCGCTTCCCCAGCCCTAACCCCAGCAGCCCTAACCCCAGGTCCCCCAGTGCCCCGCACCCTAACCCCAGGCTCCCCGCACCCCGTCCCTGTTGCGTGGCTCCTGCGGTCCTGGCCTTTCTGCTCCTGTCCCTCTGGGGAGGACGATCTGGCTGGGTCAGGATGGGAAAGCAGTGGGAGAACTTTGAAAAGTATCCACAGCAACTTTGAAGGAGCAGCAGCTGAAGATGGGAGAAAAGGaggatattttaagaaatatttcttaaaatgcagCTTTTCTGCAGGCTGGCTTTCCGGCAGGCGGCAgtagctccctgctccacggtTGGCCCTGTGGCGGTGGTTTTCctctccagcccccccccacaccccgtcCAGCCCTCTCCCCTGGGGACACCCCACCCAGGACCACCTCAGCTCTGTGAGGAGGTCCCATTGCTCTAATACATGACCTTTCCCTTCACACTTGCTTGTTCtgttcctctgctcctctgcctgaCGAGCTCCTACTCAGCCTTCAAGACCCCAGTCAAATATCTCCTCCTCTGGAAAGCTGCCTCCGACCACATACCACCCTCTCCCTGTCACCCAGACCCTTCCTGAGTGTGTGGAGGGAATTCTGTTTGCTCTCAGCCCTACCTTTCTTCCATCCCCAGAGCTGCAAGGATTCGTTTATAGACCTATGTGCCCCCTTAGCTGTTTTCTCACCACGGCCCACTGTAAGACCCATTCCTACTTTGTATCCAGGCCGCACAGTCACGTGTTTAAACAAGTCCAGAAGCTTCGCAAAACAGGACTTCCGACCGCACAATCTGGTATGTTGTGTTGCTTCGCCCGTGTTAAGACACTGGAGCTGTGCACCTATGGCCCTACCGCGGACCAAGTAAGGAGCCCTGCCAGTGAGGACGGGGCTGTGTCCTCAGGGCTGCCTCGGTGGTAGGGTCAGGGGAAGCCTCCGACACATGCCGTGTTTGTGTGCAGGTCCTCGTTTGGGGGTCCAGTGGGGATCCCCATCTTGCTCCCCATCCTCCTGAGTATCTGCCTCTCCCGGGCTTCCCGCGGTGCTGGGCGGCGGGCAGTGGCCTGGCGCCACCTGCTGGGACAGTGCTCGCGTTGGCGCAGAGCTAGCCGCCGGCGGTGCCATGAAAAGGATTGGAGCAAGGCTGAGTCCATTGGAGGCTGCAAGGCAGGGCCTTACACCAGCGTGTCCTGGACCAAGCCCAGCCCGCTCCCGTGTTTGTGGCTGCTTTCAGGCTCCCGTGGCAAAATGCAGTGGCCTCCCGGGAAGAGACCCAATGGCCCACAAACCTGAGGACCTCTCCCCTTTGGCCTTTGTGAGGTTTGTTGGGCCCTGTTCTCCACTTCAAACAAGGGGAGAAGTGTCACCTTTCGGGTCATGTTTTAACTTACCTGTCCTTGGCAGGGGTCCAGTGTGACATCAAGTTCACAGTAACACTGAGGTTTGCTATTGTGTGAGCTGGAGGCAGGAGGGCCTCATCACAGAGACCCCGGAGAGCATGCTTACCCCAGTTCAGAGGCCTGAACGAGCCCCCCCAGCTCCCAGAGGGGCTCAGCTGCTGTGGTCCTCATACACACTCCTGTAGTCACCTCCCAGCAGCACATGGGCTGGAATTCCCGCCCCCTGGCTCCGGGCTGCCTTAGCGACCAGATCCTGAGGCCCCAGTGATCCCGTGCCATTTCCAGGTTTGGGTCAGAAGAAGCCGCACACCCCGCATCTCGATGTCCTAATGTTCCCTCCCAGCACCCAGCTGCCATGCTGCTAGACAGTGGGCCACAGGGGGGCCACGTGACAGGTGTGCAAGGCGCATGTGGTGGGCATGTGGGGATGTCATGcgtggggctccaggctgggcccaTCTGAGTGCAGCCTTTGAGTATCCGGGAAAGGCAGAAGACCTGTGAGTGAAGGAGACTCGTGTGATCACATGGTGGACACGTGTGGACCGTGCTGGAAGCATGGAAGGGAAGCAGTATGGAGGGGTTTGTGGGGGACACACGGGTCCAATGGGAGTCATCTTGGGCCATGTGGCAGGCACATGGTAGCAATGCGGGTAAGGGTGGGAATACGGAGAGGTCTGTGGTGGTTCCATGAAGAAAGCATGTGGGTAGCACATGGGGGGTTCGTAAGATGGCCACGTGGGAGCCATGTGGCTGACACGTGGTGATTGCGTACAGGCCACACTGTGGGCACATGGGGAGGCCATATGGAGGGATTCATGGTGGGGGGGACACATGGGTCATATGCGGAATTACATGGGCCATGTGGCAGGGGCACGTGGGGGCCACGTGTGTGGCCCGTGGGGTGTTACATGGAGGGCACTTGGGGTCTCTGTGGGGAGCACATGTGGGGCATGTGGTCAGGTGGTGTGCACATGGGGGGCACATGGGGGGCATTTGGAGATGCCATGGGGAGGGGCTCCAGTGCCCCGTGCATCCGAGCGCCTGGCCAGGGGATCGGCCCTGTGAGAGCAGGAATGCGGATGGGCCAGGAAGCTGCAGGGCCGAGACCGAGACCCCAGGCAGCACAGAGCAGAGAAGCCTGTTGGGCGGTGTTCGGATCCCGGCCCGCAGACTGTGACCGAGAGAAAATATTGGTATTTTTCAGTACTAGGTTTGGGGTCGCCTGTTACCAAGTAGTCCGAGTGGAACACGTCGTTTGAATCCTCATAACCGCCTAACAGCAAGCAGCCTTGGCTCCACTTGACAGGAGAGAATGTTGCTCGTCAGGCCGACTCCGACCCACCCCGCTGGCTGCTGTGTGACACAGCACACACACTGACGCAGAGAAATGCTCGCCGTCAACAAGCCGTGGATTTAGCTCGCGCACGGAGACCCAGCCTCTTCGCACTCCTCCCGATGTGCTGCGGGCATCCCTGTGGGGTCTGGTGCTCCAGCTGCCCTCTGCCTGTCTGACCAGTGACCCTGTCCCTGCTGTGATGCCTCCTTTACCTCCGTGGGCCCAGAGAGGACGCTCTTCTCTCAGGGTGGACCCTGGGCCGGAGTCCGGGGAACCACCTGCCGGTAGGACACAGGGGCCCTTTGCACGAGCCCGGAGGTTGGTCACCGTAGAAGCGGTAGATGGCATTTATGGAGGCAGTGCGGCAGAGTGGCCGAGACCTAGCCTGCCCACGGTAGCGCCGGCGCCACCACCTTCTAGCCGTGGGCAAAGGCGTCAGCCTCCCCGGACCTcgtctcctcctctgtaaagtggtGATAACGCACAGGCCTCAGCTTCGCCCCCGCGTGTGAAGCCAGGAGCTGTGGCCGGCTGCTGCTGAGGCCTTGTCCGGGTCGGCAGACCCCCAGCACATACCGGGCGTGGCTGACCTGTGTGGCGGACGTGGCAGTGTGACGCCGCAGGCTAGGCCACGAGATGCACGGCAGTCCCCATCTTGCGCTCTCTCGGG encodes the following:
- the TMEM250 gene encoding transmembrane protein 250; this translates as MTPMLTTAWTPPLPQARATAQAPMPVMPIPRRVRSFHGPHTTCLHAACGPARSSRLARTKYNNFDVYIRARWLYGFIRFLLYFSCSLFTATLWGALAALFCLQYLGVRVLLRFQLKLSVLLLLLGRRRVDFRLLNELLIYGIRVTVLLVGGLGWCFMVFVDM